The following proteins come from a genomic window of Nostoc sp. ATCC 53789:
- a CDS encoding response regulator, translated as MSLTLLGTILIVEDSPSELELMSHYLKESGYNVIKASGAKEGLEKAVLEKPDAIVTDVVMPEMSGFELCRSLRRNPITAKVPIVICSSKNQEIDRLWAMRQGADAYITKPYTREHLLRTIKSVVI; from the coding sequence GTGAGTCTAACTTTACTTGGCACAATTTTGATTGTAGAAGATTCTCCCAGTGAATTGGAATTAATGAGCCATTATCTCAAAGAGAGTGGTTACAACGTAATTAAAGCAAGTGGTGCAAAAGAGGGTTTAGAAAAAGCTGTGTTAGAAAAACCAGATGCGATAGTTACTGATGTAGTAATGCCAGAGATGAGCGGATTTGAATTGTGTCGTTCTCTGAGAAGAAATCCGATTACTGCAAAAGTGCCGATTGTGATTTGTAGTTCTAAAAACCAAGAGATTGACCGTTTATGGGCAATGAGACAAGGTGCAGATGCCTACATAACTAAACCTTACACCCGCGAACATCTCCTACGTACTATTAAATCGGTGGTAATTTGA
- a CDS encoding HNH endonuclease — translation MGKVLVLNASYEPLNITSWRRAVVLLIKGKAERVEHNGKFLYSDFPLPTVIRLRHYVRVPYKEIPLTRRNILHRDGHACQYCGYTGDELTLDHVIPRSRGGGDAWENIVTACVRCNVKKGSRTPHEAHMPLRHPPRQPYSSLYFEVSKHLKSGLHTEWQKYVIGL, via the coding sequence ATGGGGAAGGTTTTAGTCTTAAACGCATCTTACGAACCTCTCAATATAACGAGTTGGCGGCGTGCTGTGGTTCTGTTAATCAAGGGCAAAGCAGAACGCGTAGAACACAACGGTAAATTTTTGTACTCGGATTTTCCGTTGCCGACCGTAATCCGGTTACGTCATTACGTGCGTGTTCCTTATAAAGAAATTCCTCTAACTCGCCGAAATATATTGCACCGTGATGGTCATGCCTGTCAATACTGTGGTTACACAGGAGATGAGTTGACTTTAGACCATGTAATACCGCGATCGCGCGGCGGGGGCGATGCCTGGGAGAACATTGTGACAGCTTGTGTCCGTTGCAATGTAAAAAAAGGCAGTCGGACTCCCCATGAAGCTCACATGCCTTTACGCCATCCTCCTCGCCAACCTTATAGCAGCCTCTATTTCGAAGTCAGCAAACATCTTAAGAGTGGACTGCATACAGAGTGGCAAAAGTATGTTATAGGTCTTTGA
- a CDS encoding citrate synthase — translation MMVCEYKPGLEGIPAAQSSISYVDGQKGILEYRGIRIEELAEKSTFLETAYLLIWGELPSKEELEGFEHEVRYHRRIKYRIRDMMKCFPESGHPMDALQASAAALGLFYSLRDLHNPAYIRDSVVRLIATIPTMVAAFQLMRKGNDPVRPRDDLDYSSNFLYMLDEKEPDPLMARIFDICLILQVEHTMNASTFSARVTASTLTDPYAVVASAVGTLGGPLHGGANEEVIQMLEKIGSVENVRPYIDHCLETKSKIMGFGHRVYKVKDPRAIILQGLAEQLFEKFGYDKFYDIAQEMERVVEEKLGSKGIYPNIDFYSGLVYRKMGIPTDLFTPIFAIARVAGWLAHWKEQLAENRIFRPTQVYNGLHEVTYTPIDKR, via the coding sequence ATGATGGTGTGCGAATACAAGCCTGGTTTAGAAGGCATTCCCGCCGCTCAATCAAGTATCAGCTATGTTGATGGGCAAAAAGGAATACTAGAATATCGTGGCATCCGGATTGAAGAACTAGCAGAAAAAAGTACATTCCTAGAAACTGCTTATCTCTTAATCTGGGGTGAACTGCCAAGCAAGGAAGAACTGGAAGGATTTGAGCATGAAGTTCGTTACCACCGGCGGATAAAATACCGCATTCGGGACATGATGAAATGCTTTCCAGAAAGCGGTCACCCAATGGATGCCCTACAAGCCTCTGCTGCTGCTTTAGGTTTGTTTTATTCACTCCGGGATTTACATAATCCTGCCTACATTCGAGATTCCGTGGTGCGCCTGATAGCAACCATTCCGACGATGGTGGCGGCGTTCCAACTGATGCGAAAAGGCAATGACCCGGTACGTCCCCGTGATGACTTAGACTATTCGTCCAACTTTTTATACATGCTCGATGAGAAAGAACCCGATCCTTTAATGGCGCGGATTTTTGATATCTGCTTGATACTTCAAGTCGAGCATACAATGAATGCTTCTACCTTCAGTGCCAGGGTTACAGCTTCTACCTTAACTGATCCTTACGCTGTGGTTGCTAGTGCTGTGGGAACATTGGGTGGACCCCTGCATGGTGGAGCCAATGAAGAAGTAATTCAGATGTTGGAAAAAATTGGCTCTGTAGAAAATGTCCGTCCCTACATAGATCATTGTCTAGAAACTAAATCTAAGATTATGGGCTTTGGACATCGTGTGTATAAAGTAAAAGACCCACGAGCCATAATTTTACAAGGTCTAGCAGAGCAACTGTTTGAGAAGTTTGGCTATGACAAATTCTATGACATTGCTCAAGAAATGGAACGAGTGGTAGAGGAAAAACTCGGTAGCAAAGGGATTTATCCCAATATTGACTTTTACTCAGGTTTGGTGTATAGGAAGATGGGGATTCCTACAGACTTGTTTACACCAATATTTGCGATCGCTCGTGTTGCCGGTTGGCTAGCCCACTGGAAAGAACAACTAGCAGAAAACCGGATTTTCCGTCCTACCCAGGTTTACAACGGTTTGCACGAAGTTACTTATACTCCCATTGACAAACGGTAA
- the nuoH gene encoding NADH-quinone oxidoreductase subunit NuoH produces the protein MNSGIDLQGTFIESLRDLGIPAGTAKAIWMPLPMILMLIGATVGVLVATWLERKISASAQQRIGPEYQGPFGLLVPVADGLKLVFKEDIVPAKSDPWLFTLGPIIVVIPVFLSFLIVPFGQNIVISNVGMGVFLWIALSSIQPIGLLMAGYASNNKYSLLGGLRAAAQSISYEIPLALAVLAIAMMSNSLSTVDIVNQQSGYGILGWNIWRQPIGFLIFWIAALAECERLPFDLPEAEEEIVAGYQTEYSGMKFGLFYLGSYVNLILSSLLVAILYLGGWDFPIPLNLIAGWLGVSELNPVFQIVTASLGITMTVFKAYLLVFVAILLRWTVPRVRIDQLLDLGWKFLLPVGLVNLLLTAALKLAFPFAFGG, from the coding sequence ATGAACTCAGGAATTGACCTCCAAGGAACTTTTATTGAATCCCTCCGGGATTTAGGTATACCAGCAGGAACAGCCAAAGCGATTTGGATGCCCCTGCCAATGATACTGATGCTGATTGGGGCAACAGTGGGGGTATTAGTTGCTACTTGGCTAGAACGGAAAATTTCCGCCTCCGCACAGCAGCGAATTGGGCCAGAATACCAGGGGCCTTTTGGTTTGCTGGTACCTGTAGCTGATGGTTTGAAGCTGGTATTTAAAGAAGATATAGTACCAGCCAAGTCTGACCCCTGGCTGTTTACCCTCGGCCCCATTATTGTTGTAATTCCGGTTTTTCTGTCGTTCCTGATCGTTCCCTTTGGGCAGAATATCGTTATTAGCAATGTGGGCATGGGCGTATTCTTGTGGATTGCCTTGTCAAGCATTCAACCCATTGGCTTGCTGATGGCTGGCTACGCATCTAATAACAAATACTCCCTCTTAGGGGGCTTGCGGGCAGCAGCGCAATCTATTAGCTATGAAATTCCTTTGGCGCTGGCGGTGTTAGCGATCGCTATGATGTCTAACAGCCTCAGTACCGTTGATATTGTCAATCAACAATCTGGCTACGGCATTCTGGGTTGGAACATTTGGCGACAACCAATCGGTTTTCTGATCTTTTGGATAGCCGCTCTAGCTGAATGCGAACGATTACCCTTTGACTTACCTGAAGCGGAAGAAGAAATCGTCGCAGGTTATCAGACTGAATACTCAGGCATGAAATTCGGTCTGTTCTACCTGGGTTCCTACGTTAACTTGATCCTTTCTTCCTTATTAGTAGCAATTCTCTACCTGGGCGGTTGGGACTTTCCTATTCCCCTCAATCTCATCGCTGGTTGGCTGGGAGTCAGTGAATTAAATCCCGTGTTCCAGATAGTAACTGCTTCTTTGGGAATCACGATGACCGTCTTCAAAGCCTATTTACTAGTGTTTGTCGCCATCCTGTTGCGCTGGACAGTGCCACGGGTACGGATTGACCAACTGTTAGATTTAGGATGGAAGTTTTTGTTACCAGTTGGTTTGGTTAATCTTCTATTAACCGCCGCTCTGAAACTAGCCTTTCCCTTCGCTTTTGGTGGTTAG
- the nuoK gene encoding NADH-quinone oxidoreductase subunit NuoK, producing MQLQYFLLLAAALFCIGIYGLITSRNAVRVLMSIELLLNAVNLNLMAFSNFLDSTLIKGQVFTVFVITVAAAEAAVGLAIVLAIYRNRDTVDMEQFNLLKW from the coding sequence ATGCAACTCCAGTACTTTTTATTACTAGCAGCAGCTTTATTTTGCATCGGCATCTACGGTTTAATTACCAGCCGCAACGCTGTGCGGGTGCTGATGTCAATTGAATTACTGCTCAATGCTGTTAATCTGAATTTAATGGCATTTTCCAACTTCCTCGACTCAACATTAATTAAGGGTCAGGTTTTCACAGTATTTGTGATTACCGTGGCCGCGGCCGAGGCGGCGGTGGGTTTAGCGATCGTGCTTGCCATTTATCGCAACCGCGATACCGTCGATATGGAGCAGTTTAATCTCCTGAAGTGGTAA
- a CDS encoding chemotaxis protein CheW, translated as MTSTNITLPLKPNQNNLADSYLKFQLNQQTAAVLSMKHTQEAILVPIESVTSMPNMPTCILGLMNWRSRIIWVVDLPRMLNLESLDYRLRQYSTIVIQVESLVLGLVVQEIKGTTKFIADEIHSPIGQVASSLVPYLCGCVVQQEEILLVLDAQAIGQSSILRSD; from the coding sequence ATGACTAGTACAAACATTACACTTCCTTTAAAACCAAATCAAAATAATTTAGCAGACAGTTATCTAAAGTTTCAGCTAAATCAACAGACTGCTGCTGTTTTATCAATGAAGCATACGCAAGAAGCAATTCTTGTACCTATTGAATCTGTAACTTCAATGCCTAATATGCCCACCTGCATATTAGGATTAATGAATTGGCGGAGTCGGATAATTTGGGTAGTTGATTTACCAAGAATGCTCAATTTAGAATCTCTCGATTATCGACTGCGGCAATACAGTACGATCGTTATCCAAGTTGAATCATTAGTGCTAGGTTTAGTTGTGCAAGAAATCAAAGGTACAACTAAGTTCATTGCTGATGAGATTCATTCTCCTATAGGACAAGTGGCATCCAGTTTAGTTCCTTATTTATGTGGCTGCGTTGTCCAACAAGAAGAAATCTTGCTGGTATTAGATGCACAGGCAATTGGGCAGTCTTCTATTCTCCGCAGTGATTAA
- a CDS encoding DUF29 domain-containing protein, translated as MKSIKLQILQTLYEQDFYAWVEQTAELLRSHQWDTLDLEHLIEEVVDLGKSQQRALQSALRLVLSHLLKWKYQPEHRSRSWQVTITRERLNIDELLEESPSLRRFLNDAEWINTTYQRSRREAIVETSLSEDNFAIACPFSVDEILDLDFYPNADE; from the coding sequence ATGAAGTCTATAAAACTCCAAATCTTACAAACTCTGTATGAGCAAGATTTTTATGCTTGGGTAGAGCAGACAGCAGAGCTTTTGCGATCGCATCAATGGGACACGCTGGATTTAGAACACTTAATTGAGGAAGTGGTGGACTTGGGTAAGAGTCAACAGCGAGCGTTGCAAAGTGCGTTGCGGTTAGTCTTATCGCATTTGTTGAAATGGAAGTATCAACCAGAACATCGTAGTCGCAGTTGGCAAGTGACCATTACCCGTGAGCGACTGAATATAGATGAATTGCTGGAAGAAAGTCCTAGCTTGCGGCGTTTTTTAAATGATGCCGAGTGGATCAATACTACTTATCAGCGATCGCGGCGAGAGGCAATAGTGGAAACAAGTTTATCAGAAGATAACTTTGCGATCGCTTGTCCGTTTTCTGTTGATGAGATTTTAGATTTAGACTTTTATCCTAACGCTGACGAATAA
- the alr gene encoding alanine racemase: MLSRKQIPGVVPNQQCDTYAWFSQRAWVEIDLGALSYNVQQLVQFLSPRTQLMAVVKADAYGHGAVTVAQTVIQSGASWLGVATVPEAIQLREGGIEAPILILGATHTPEQIHAIAQWKLQPTLCSPKQALVFSNILESMNHGSPVPVHIKLDTGMSRLGTNWQQAGEFVQLVQRLPHLSIASIYSHLATADDPDTTAMEEQHRRFEEAIAQIKAMGIEVPCLHLANSAAALTNPALHYDIVRVGLAVYGLYPAPHLQNAIDLKPVLQLKARVTQVKTIAAGTAVSYGHKFIAPRELRLAVVGIGYADGVPRSLSNKMQVLIRGQRVSQIGTITMDQLMLDVSAIPNIQEGEVVTLLGEQGKEQISADDWAEQLNTISWEILCGFKHRLPRVAVM; encoded by the coding sequence ATGTTAAGTCGCAAACAAATCCCTGGTGTAGTTCCTAATCAGCAGTGCGACACCTACGCGTGGTTTTCGCAACGAGCTTGGGTAGAAATTGATTTGGGGGCGTTGTCGTACAACGTACAGCAATTGGTGCAGTTTTTATCACCGCGTACCCAGTTGATGGCAGTAGTAAAAGCTGATGCTTATGGACATGGTGCGGTGACAGTTGCCCAAACTGTAATTCAATCGGGAGCTAGTTGGCTGGGAGTCGCTACAGTTCCAGAAGCTATTCAATTGCGAGAAGGCGGGATTGAAGCGCCCATTTTGATTTTAGGAGCAACTCATACACCAGAGCAGATTCATGCGATCGCACAATGGAAACTTCAGCCCACACTCTGTAGCCCTAAGCAAGCTTTGGTATTTTCCAATATTCTGGAATCCATGAATCATGGTTCGCCAGTGCCCGTACACATCAAATTAGACACGGGTATGTCTAGGTTAGGAACTAATTGGCAGCAAGCTGGTGAATTTGTGCAATTAGTGCAGCGCTTACCACATCTATCGATTGCCAGTATTTATTCTCATTTGGCAACAGCAGACGATCCTGATACAACGGCAATGGAAGAACAGCATAGACGATTTGAGGAAGCGATCGCTCAAATCAAAGCTATGGGAATTGAAGTGCCTTGCTTGCACTTGGCAAACTCAGCAGCTGCACTCACAAATCCGGCATTGCACTACGATATTGTGCGAGTAGGTTTAGCCGTTTATGGACTTTACCCAGCACCGCATTTACAAAATGCGATCGACCTCAAGCCTGTTTTGCAACTTAAAGCACGAGTCACCCAAGTTAAAACAATTGCGGCAGGAACTGCTGTTAGCTACGGGCATAAATTTATTGCCCCGCGTGAACTTCGCCTCGCTGTTGTGGGAATTGGCTATGCTGACGGCGTTCCTCGTAGTCTTTCTAACAAAATGCAGGTGTTAATTCGTGGTCAGAGAGTGTCGCAAATCGGCACAATTACAATGGATCAGTTGATGCTGGATGTAAGTGCTATACCCAATATCCAAGAAGGAGAAGTAGTCACCTTACTAGGGGAACAGGGAAAAGAACAAATTTCCGCAGACGATTGGGCAGAACAACTAAATACTATTTCATGGGAAATTCTCTGCGGGTTCAAGCATCGTTTGCCTCGTGTTGCGGTTATGTAA
- a CDS encoding NADH-quinone oxidoreductase subunit J codes for MNLAEGVQLVSLGILGVMMIGAAIGVVLFSNIVYSAFMLGGVFISMAGIYLLLNGDFVAAAQILIYVGAVNVLILFAIMLVNKRQDFVAFPNSWVRKLLTGLVSVGLFGLLSTMVLATPWAYSTTPVVGGESSIVVIGEHFFTDFLLPFELASILLLIAMVGAIILARREYLPDQLTRSNVGQTVLTLQERPRELVSTTSETKE; via the coding sequence GTGAATCTAGCAGAAGGAGTACAGTTAGTATCACTTGGCATACTGGGCGTGATGATGATTGGGGCAGCCATTGGTGTGGTGCTGTTCTCTAACATTGTCTATTCCGCCTTTATGCTGGGGGGTGTGTTTATCAGTATGGCGGGAATCTACCTGTTGCTAAATGGTGATTTTGTTGCAGCTGCACAAATCCTAATTTATGTTGGGGCGGTTAACGTGCTGATTTTGTTTGCCATTATGTTGGTGAACAAGCGTCAAGATTTTGTCGCATTTCCCAACTCTTGGGTGCGTAAATTACTTACTGGTCTAGTCAGCGTAGGATTGTTTGGTCTTTTAAGTACAATGGTGCTGGCTACTCCTTGGGCTTACTCAACTACTCCTGTAGTAGGTGGTGAAAGCTCAATAGTTGTAATTGGAGAGCATTTTTTCACTGACTTTTTACTACCTTTTGAACTGGCTTCCATTTTGCTGCTAATAGCGATGGTAGGAGCAATTATTTTGGCACGTCGTGAGTATTTGCCAGACCAATTGACACGATCCAATGTGGGGCAAACTGTTTTGACTTTACAAGAACGCCCCAGAGAACTAGTATCAACAACCAGCGAAACAAAAGAGTAA
- a CDS encoding bifunctional oligoribonuclease/PAP phosphatase NrnA encodes MYLNSPVTQFESLSLTTAEPNPEEPEIEKAPVEVAFKSPSLPPSVGDGAIFLSHRGNSLAQQKSEELQKTLLAHRHDRQLVILQDFPDPDALSCAWAYQLIAQQYDIKCEIIYAGALSHQENIALVRLTNLPIQRWTPQTLKTKDLSSYQGFVLIDNQGTTSQLLSAVQQAKIPLVVLVDHHSIQGDLQSEFEDIRPYVRATATIFTQYLQTGLLALDSSINQHVKCATALMHGLRSDTNRLMQAQEEDFMAAAYLSRFYDAQLLNAILQANRSKRVMDVIERSLKNRIVQNNFSIAGVGYLRYDDRDAIPQAADFLVTEENVHTAVVYGIVHDEDDELEIVIGSLRTSKLTLDPDEFIKEAFGQDSAGRFFGGGRTSAGGFEIPMGFLSGSNENSAYAKMKWEVFDAQIKQKLLRLVNPRDNPIQSE; translated from the coding sequence ATGTACTTGAATTCTCCCGTTACTCAGTTTGAGAGTTTGTCATTGACCACAGCAGAGCCAAACCCAGAGGAACCTGAAATCGAGAAAGCGCCAGTGGAAGTTGCATTTAAAAGTCCATCATTACCGCCATCGGTAGGTGACGGAGCTATATTTCTTAGTCACCGTGGTAATTCTCTGGCACAACAAAAGTCCGAAGAACTGCAAAAAACCCTCTTGGCACATCGACACGATCGCCAACTGGTAATTTTGCAAGATTTTCCTGACCCTGATGCCCTTTCTTGTGCATGGGCTTATCAGTTAATTGCCCAGCAATATGATATCAAATGCGAAATCATTTATGCTGGCGCATTGAGCCATCAAGAAAATATTGCCTTGGTAAGGCTGACTAACTTACCTATCCAACGCTGGACACCGCAAACCTTGAAAACTAAAGATTTGTCATCTTATCAAGGTTTTGTATTAATTGATAACCAGGGAACTACTTCACAGCTACTATCAGCAGTGCAGCAGGCTAAGATTCCCCTAGTGGTACTCGTTGACCATCATAGTATCCAAGGCGATCTGCAATCAGAGTTTGAGGATATCCGTCCTTACGTAAGAGCAACGGCAACAATTTTTACACAGTATCTCCAAACGGGATTACTAGCATTAGATAGCAGCATAAATCAACACGTTAAATGTGCCACTGCCTTGATGCACGGCTTGCGATCGGATACAAATCGGTTAATGCAAGCGCAAGAAGAAGACTTTATGGCAGCTGCGTATTTAAGCCGATTTTATGATGCCCAATTGCTAAACGCCATTTTACAGGCGAACCGTTCCAAGCGGGTAATGGATGTGATCGAGCGATCGCTAAAAAATCGCATCGTTCAAAATAACTTTTCCATTGCTGGTGTTGGTTACTTACGCTACGATGACCGCGATGCCATTCCCCAAGCGGCTGATTTTCTCGTCACCGAAGAAAACGTTCACACTGCCGTAGTTTATGGCATTGTTCACGATGAAGACGATGAACTGGAAATAGTCATCGGTTCCCTGAGAACTAGCAAACTTACCCTTGACCCTGATGAATTCATCAAAGAAGCCTTTGGACAAGATAGCGCCGGGCGCTTTTTTGGTGGTGGAAGGACAAGCGCAGGCGGCTTTGAAATTCCGATGGGCTTCTTATCTGGCAGCAACGAAAATTCCGCTTATGCGAAAATGAAGTGGGAAGTATTTGACGCTCAAATTAAGCAAAAACTGCTGAGGTTGGTTAATCCTAGAGACAACCCGATTCAGTCGGAGTAG
- the ndhI gene encoding NAD(P)H-quinone oxidoreductase subunit I — protein MLKFLKQVGDYAKETVQAARYIGQGLSVTFDHMRRRPITVQYPYEKLIPGERFRGRIHFEFDKCIACEVCVRVCPINLPVVDWEYDKASKKKKLNHYSIDFGVCIFCGNCVEFCPTNCLSMTEEYELATYDRHELNYDNVALGRLPYKVTDDPMVTPLRELVYLPKGVLEPHGLPADAPRAGARPEDLVEQAEK, from the coding sequence ATGCTCAAGTTCCTGAAACAAGTTGGTGATTACGCCAAAGAAACGGTACAGGCTGCACGTTACATTGGTCAGGGGCTTTCTGTCACATTTGACCACATGCGGCGGCGACCGATTACCGTACAGTATCCTTACGAGAAACTAATTCCTGGCGAACGATTTCGCGGTAGGATTCACTTTGAATTTGATAAGTGCATCGCCTGCGAAGTTTGCGTTCGCGTTTGTCCAATTAACCTACCTGTAGTCGATTGGGAATACGACAAAGCCAGCAAAAAGAAAAAACTCAACCACTACAGCATCGACTTTGGAGTTTGTATCTTTTGCGGTAACTGTGTGGAATTTTGCCCTACTAACTGTCTATCCATGACAGAAGAGTATGAGCTTGCCACTTACGATCGCCATGAATTGAATTATGACAACGTAGCCCTAGGTCGTCTGCCCTATAAAGTAACAGATGACCCAATGGTTACACCACTGCGCGAACTAGTTTACCTACCCAAGGGTGTCCTCGAACCCCACGGACTGCCCGCAGATGCGCCACGTGCAGGTGCGCGTCCAGAAGACCTGGTAGAACAAGCAGAAAAATAA
- the sixA gene encoding phosphohistidine phosphatase SixA: protein MELYLIRHGIAEDKGLGIKDEERSLTKEGRQKTEKVAQKLVKLGLSFDLILTSPLVRARQTAEILIAEKLSSQLEESSHLAHDGQISNWLKDWLEPRNYSQNTQLALVGHEPDLTNWAEILLWGEVKESLVLKKAGMIGIKLPETGSPLGRSQMFWLTPPKYLL, encoded by the coding sequence ATGGAACTATACTTAATTCGTCATGGCATCGCCGAAGACAAGGGATTAGGCATCAAGGATGAGGAACGCAGCCTTACCAAAGAAGGAAGGCAAAAAACTGAGAAAGTAGCCCAGAAACTTGTTAAATTGGGTTTAAGCTTTGATTTGATTCTCACCAGCCCCTTAGTGCGGGCCCGCCAAACGGCTGAAATCCTGATAGCAGAAAAACTAAGCTCTCAGTTAGAGGAATCTAGCCACCTCGCCCACGATGGTCAAATTTCTAATTGGCTCAAAGACTGGTTAGAACCGAGAAATTATTCCCAAAATACCCAACTGGCGCTGGTTGGACACGAACCTGATTTGACCAATTGGGCAGAAATTCTCCTGTGGGGAGAAGTCAAAGAAAGCTTAGTCTTGAAAAAAGCAGGTATGATTGGGATAAAACTACCAGAAACAGGTTCTCCTCTGGGTCGGAGTCAGATGTTTTGGTTGACACCACCCAAGTACCTGCTATAA
- a CDS encoding response regulator: protein MSTTPIGSYRLFQKLHPLSLLAQLTSRRATGCLSIFTGIVSWSIYLEDGKLTYASYSDKLFERLDSHLRRLSQQIPALNSATRVQMRLMFETKNEHQSIPNADYQAICWLVNQDYITAVQAASLIDELAKEVLESFLCLKEGSYEFSPESSLDELPKFCRLDLRLLVEHCQRQLRNRQNIQSSIPSGAGSQVLSKIQPSQTQPPLQIKLGQKLPISINFDIPENNKTNQLPATKKLYTIACIDDSQTVLNSIKHFLDENTFSVVMINDPVKALMQILRSKPDLILLDVEMPSLDGYELCSLLRKHSAFKHTPIIMVTGRTGFIDRAKAKMVRSSGYLTKPFTQSELLKMVFKHLG from the coding sequence ATGAGCACAACTCCTATAGGTAGCTACAGGTTGTTCCAGAAACTACATCCACTATCTCTGTTGGCACAATTAACCAGCCGCCGTGCTACAGGGTGCTTAAGCATATTTACTGGAATAGTTTCTTGGTCAATTTATCTAGAGGACGGTAAACTTACTTATGCCTCCTATTCAGATAAACTGTTTGAGCGGCTTGACAGTCACTTGCGACGCTTAAGCCAGCAGATTCCTGCTCTCAACAGCGCCACTCGCGTGCAAATGCGGCTGATGTTTGAGACGAAGAATGAACATCAATCAATACCCAATGCGGATTACCAAGCTATTTGTTGGTTAGTCAATCAGGATTATATTACTGCTGTGCAAGCAGCAAGCCTGATAGACGAATTGGCAAAAGAAGTACTGGAATCATTCCTGTGTTTAAAAGAAGGTAGCTATGAATTCAGCCCGGAAAGCTCTTTGGATGAGCTACCAAAGTTCTGTCGCCTGGATTTGCGGTTACTTGTTGAACACTGTCAAAGACAGTTAAGAAATCGGCAAAATATCCAGTCATCAATTCCGTCTGGTGCAGGTTCCCAAGTTTTATCTAAAATACAACCATCTCAAACTCAGCCACCACTACAAATAAAACTTGGGCAAAAGTTGCCGATATCAATCAACTTTGATATTCCTGAAAATAATAAAACTAATCAACTACCTGCTACCAAAAAACTATATACAATTGCCTGCATTGATGATAGCCAAACAGTTTTAAATTCTATTAAACACTTTTTGGATGAAAATACATTTTCTGTTGTGATGATAAACGATCCGGTGAAGGCTTTAATGCAAATTTTGCGGAGTAAGCCCGATCTGATTTTATTAGATGTTGAGATGCCAAGCTTAGATGGTTATGAGCTATGTTCCTTATTACGAAAACATTCAGCTTTTAAACACACACCTATCATTATGGTGACTGGTAGAACAGGATTTATCGACAGGGCAAAAGCGAAAATGGTTAGGTCGTCAGGATATTTGACTAAGCCTTTTACACAATCAGAATTACTAAAAATGGTTTTTAAACATCTTGGTTAA